Proteins from a genomic interval of Actinomycetota bacterium:
- a CDS encoding histone deacetylase, with protein MDEKNCRLALVYHPDFAARGYPALRDRIAPAYEELRERGLLEREGVRLFEADAADAETAARVHSPAHLRAVVNSGYYEIALLSAGAVIRGAGEVASGRADSAFCFVGAAGHHASEDGFWGFCFLNDVAMAVLSLRDAALADRFAIIDIDPHFGDGTRDILGQDAGVLHVNFHSGYTMGSEEGLNNLDIALSHQANDDRFLAGVDKALQAASEFEHDLLFIIFGHDSHRDDYGAFELSDGVFSVFANRVKALFPSRVCYVLSGGSNPRVARKAIGDVVAALAD; from the coding sequence ATGGATGAAAAGAATTGCAGGCTTGCCCTGGTCTATCATCCGGACTTCGCCGCGCGCGGCTACCCCGCGTTGCGGGACCGCATCGCGCCAGCCTATGAGGAACTGCGGGAGCGCGGCCTGCTCGAGCGGGAAGGGGTCAGGCTGTTCGAGGCGGATGCGGCGGACGCGGAAACCGCGGCCCGCGTGCACAGCCCTGCCCACCTGCGCGCCGTGGTGAACAGCGGTTACTACGAGATCGCCCTGCTCTCGGCGGGAGCGGTGATCCGTGGCGCCGGCGAGGTCGCTTCCGGGAGGGCGGATAGCGCGTTCTGTTTCGTTGGGGCCGCCGGCCACCATGCCAGCGAGGACGGTTTCTGGGGGTTCTGCTTTCTCAACGACGTGGCCATGGCCGTGCTCAGCCTGCGCGACGCCGCCCTGGCGGACCGTTTCGCCATCATAGATATCGACCCGCACTTCGGCGACGGTACCCGGGACATCCTGGGGCAGGATGCCGGTGTGCTGCACGTGAATTTCCATTCCGGATACACCATGGGCAGCGAGGAAGGCCTGAACAACCTGGACATCGCCCTTTCGCACCAGGCAAACGACGACCGCTTCCTGGCGGGGGTCGACAAGGCATTACAGGCGGCGAGCGAGTTCGAGCACGACCTTCTGTTCATTATCTTCGGCCACGACAGCCACCGCGATGACTACGGCGCTTTCGAGCTCAGCGACGGCGTTTTCTCCGTGTTCGCGAACAGGGTGAAGGCTTTGTTCCCGAGCCGTGTCTGTTACGTGCTCTCGGGGGGTTCGAATCCGCGCGTGGCGCGCAAGGCCATCGGCGACGTAGTGGCGGCACTGGCCGATTGA
- a CDS encoding DUF5719 family protein gives MSRRGRSSVRTTAFVIGVAAMVFFAPLQGPGGAARAGSPPRVVLTFDDGYGFDHRIVDYLNSQGITASAFVIGSWAQRNPALLAELDSLGWDVCNHTQNHPWLTKVPDQQIVAELNTCQAVIGAATGQYLPVFRPPGGFIDARVTGVAAAAGYAPVMWDFDSADALNTNVPVQDRVNNMVNRAGDGDIILFHFGGRNTLELVMGVVQGLQRRGFGFVTLSELYGWKQLVRGGDSGPGVAETAQLHYFAEGTTLPGFDEWLLLLNPGSKPALVEARYYSPSGELEREYTVPPRERLSIAVNAEVPWEDDVSVVLESSVPVAAERTLYFNRGGGNSGGSLARGASAASNRFFFSEGTVRPGFDEYLAVFNPSAIVEARIVVELHGMGADPTEATFEVAPLSRLTVKVNDLVEEGDYSMVLRSSTPVVAERSEYFVYNDILTGSHCASGAVRPSGRWYFAEGNTRDFFDGYLSVFNPCAYDTWLEVRMFASDGSLVKECLDLAAGERKTLYLDAYLPPETDYSTSISSLLPITAERSIYFRSRNIAGGFCSPGVTQASDRWLFPEGCTSPGFTEYLALFNPQDSPQLATVEFLRGDGETVSREYMLPAEGRVTIDVGIEAGQSDEISIEVNSDTGIVAERSLYFNFQAW, from the coding sequence TTGTCGAGGAGGGGCCGCTCGTCCGTGAGGACCACGGCATTCGTTATCGGCGTTGCCGCCATGGTCTTCTTCGCTCCTCTCCAGGGCCCGGGGGGTGCGGCACGGGCCGGATCTCCGCCGCGGGTCGTGCTCACCTTCGATGACGGCTACGGCTTCGACCACCGCATCGTCGATTACCTCAACTCCCAGGGCATCACCGCTTCCGCCTTCGTCATCGGGTCCTGGGCCCAGAGGAACCCCGCCCTGCTGGCGGAACTGGATTCGCTTGGCTGGGACGTCTGTAACCATACCCAGAACCACCCCTGGCTGACCAAGGTACCCGACCAGCAGATCGTGGCGGAACTGAACACCTGCCAGGCGGTCATCGGAGCGGCGACCGGACAGTACCTGCCCGTCTTCCGCCCTCCCGGAGGCTTTATCGACGCCAGGGTCACCGGCGTCGCGGCCGCCGCGGGATACGCCCCGGTGATGTGGGACTTCGACAGCGCGGATGCGTTGAACACGAATGTCCCGGTCCAGGACCGCGTGAACAACATGGTGAACCGCGCCGGGGATGGGGACATCATCCTGTTCCATTTCGGAGGCCGTAATACCCTGGAGCTGGTCATGGGGGTGGTACAGGGCCTGCAGCGGCGCGGGTTCGGTTTCGTCACCCTTAGCGAGCTGTACGGATGGAAGCAACTGGTGCGTGGAGGAGATTCCGGTCCGGGCGTCGCGGAGACGGCACAGCTCCATTACTTCGCGGAGGGCACCACCCTCCCCGGGTTCGATGAATGGCTGCTGCTGCTCAACCCCGGCAGCAAGCCGGCCCTGGTCGAGGCGCGCTACTACTCGCCGTCCGGGGAGCTGGAGAGGGAGTACACCGTGCCGCCTCGCGAGAGGTTGTCCATAGCGGTAAACGCGGAAGTCCCATGGGAGGACGACGTATCGGTTGTCCTCGAGTCATCGGTGCCGGTGGCCGCCGAGAGGACCCTGTATTTCAACCGTGGCGGAGGCAACAGCGGGGGTTCCCTGGCGCGCGGCGCCAGCGCGGCGTCGAACCGGTTCTTCTTTTCCGAGGGCACGGTGAGGCCAGGTTTCGACGAATACCTCGCCGTCTTCAACCCCTCCGCCATCGTCGAGGCCCGCATCGTGGTCGAGCTGCACGGCATGGGGGCCGATCCCACGGAGGCCACCTTCGAAGTCGCCCCCCTGTCACGGTTGACCGTCAAGGTCAACGATCTGGTGGAGGAGGGAGACTACTCCATGGTGCTGCGCTCCAGCACCCCGGTGGTGGCGGAGAGGTCCGAATACTTCGTGTACAACGATATCCTCACCGGTTCCCACTGCGCCTCCGGCGCCGTACGCCCCAGCGGCCGCTGGTATTTCGCCGAGGGCAACACGCGGGACTTCTTCGACGGCTACCTGTCCGTCTTCAACCCCTGTGCGTACGACACCTGGCTGGAAGTTCGCATGTTCGCCTCGGACGGGTCGCTGGTGAAGGAGTGTCTGGACCTTGCGGCGGGGGAGAGGAAGACCCTCTACCTGGACGCTTACCTCCCCCCGGAGACCGATTATTCCACGAGCATCTCCAGCCTGCTGCCCATCACCGCCGAGCGCTCCATCTATTTCCGTTCGCGCAATATCGCGGGCGGGTTCTGCAGCCCGGGAGTGACCCAGGCAAGCGACCGCTGGCTGTTCCCGGAGGGTTGCACCAGCCCCGGTTTCACGGAATACCTCGCCCTCTTCAACCCGCAGGACTCACCGCAGCTGGCCACGGTCGAGTTCCTGCGCGGTGACGGCGAGACCGTGAGCCGCGAATACATGCTGCCGGCGGAGGGGAGAGTGACCATCGATGTCGGCATCGAGGCGGGGCAGAGCGACGAGATATCCATCGAGGTCAACTCCGATACGGGCATCGTGGCGGAACGTTCCCTCTACTTCAATTTCCAGGCCTGGTAG
- a CDS encoding rubrerythrin family protein, with protein sequence MGEKTRQNLYTAYTGESKAVVRLKAFAAKAEEEEYEAVARLFRAVAESESVHAYNNLRLLREIKDTETNLEEALASEQKVAEVGYDAFIADAQAEEDNAAATMFSFARDVEERHAKLYEGALQHMVADTVPDYYVCSVCGYVADGIIPEKCPICGAPEDKFFEVA encoded by the coding sequence ATGGGAGAGAAGACCCGGCAGAACCTTTATACCGCCTACACCGGCGAGTCGAAGGCGGTGGTCAGGCTCAAGGCTTTCGCGGCCAAGGCGGAAGAGGAGGAGTACGAGGCGGTGGCCAGGCTCTTCCGGGCGGTGGCGGAATCGGAGAGCGTGCATGCGTACAACAACCTGCGCCTGTTGCGAGAGATAAAGGATACCGAGACCAACCTGGAGGAAGCCCTGGCGAGCGAACAGAAGGTCGCGGAGGTGGGCTACGACGCTTTCATAGCCGACGCACAGGCCGAGGAGGATAACGCCGCCGCGACCATGTTCTCCTTCGCCCGCGATGTCGAGGAAAGACATGCCAAGCTCTACGAGGGCGCCCTGCAGCACATGGTGGCGGACACGGTGCCTGACTACTACGTCTGCAGCGTATGCGGATACGTGGCCGACGGCATCATCCCGGAGAAGTGTCCCATCTGCGGAGCCCCCGAGGACAAGTTCTTCGAAGTAGCCTAG
- a CDS encoding sulfurtransferase TusA family protein, with protein sequence MKADRTLDCVGLYCPMPIVKTAQEIKELAAGEVLEVIADDKGIKSDMPAWCAKTGNTCLGIEEEGGEFHVFVKKQG encoded by the coding sequence ATGAAGGCTGACAGGACCCTGGACTGCGTGGGCCTTTACTGTCCCATGCCCATTGTGAAGACCGCACAGGAGATAAAGGAACTCGCGGCGGGCGAGGTCCTGGAGGTTATCGCCGACGACAAGGGCATCAAGAGCGACATGCCCGCCTGGTGCGCCAAGACCGGAAATACCTGCCTGGGCATTGAGGAAGAAGGCGGCGAGTTCCACGTTTTCGTGAAGAAGCAGGGCTGA
- a CDS encoding DsrE/DsrF/DrsH-like family protein, with protein sequence MGEETETATIVVFSGELDRALAAFNIATTAASMGMEVTLFFTFWGLNVVTREKTGSADRKTLQKMMGMMNKGGARRLKLSRMNMFGGGKAAMKMLMKEYHMPSLEEMIPMAKELGVRFLACTTSMALMGLEESDFIPEVDDFVGAATYVENASRSKINLFI encoded by the coding sequence ATGGGCGAAGAGACCGAAACGGCGACCATCGTGGTGTTCAGCGGGGAGCTGGACCGCGCTCTCGCGGCTTTTAATATCGCAACCACGGCGGCCTCCATGGGCATGGAGGTAACGCTGTTCTTCACCTTCTGGGGCCTGAACGTGGTCACCAGGGAGAAGACGGGATCGGCGGACAGGAAAACCCTGCAGAAGATGATGGGTATGATGAACAAGGGTGGGGCCAGGCGCCTCAAGCTATCGCGTATGAACATGTTCGGCGGGGGCAAGGCGGCCATGAAAATGCTGATGAAAGAGTACCATATGCCTTCCCTGGAGGAGATGATCCCCATGGCCAAGGAACTGGGAGTGCGGTTTCTGGCCTGCACCACATCCATGGCGCTGATGGGGCTGGAGGAGAGCGACTTCATCCCCGAGGTGGACGATTTCGTGGGCGCCGCGACCTATGTGGAGAACGCCTCGAGATCGAAGATAAACCTGTTCATCTAG
- the nifU gene encoding Fe-S cluster assembly scaffold protein NifU: MAQYSDTVMEHFTNPRNVGEIEDADGVGEVGNPVCGDMMTFYVKVDDEGRVEDVKYKTFGCGAAIAVSSMVSEMAKGKTVEEALKISRDDVAEELGGLPKQKMHCSNLGADALHLALEDYLNKKGKS; the protein is encoded by the coding sequence ATGGCGCAGTACAGCGATACCGTGATGGAGCATTTCACCAACCCGCGCAACGTGGGAGAGATCGAGGACGCCGACGGCGTGGGTGAGGTCGGGAACCCCGTCTGTGGGGACATGATGACTTTTTACGTCAAGGTAGACGACGAGGGCAGGGTGGAGGATGTCAAATACAAGACCTTCGGCTGCGGAGCGGCCATCGCCGTCTCCAGCATGGTCAGCGAGATGGCCAAGGGCAAGACCGTGGAAGAAGCCCTGAAGATCTCCCGCGACGATGTGGCCGAGGAGCTAGGCGGGCTGCCCAAGCAGAAGATGCACTGTTCGAACCTCGGGGCGGACGCCCTGCACCTGGCCCTGGAGGATTACCTTAACAAGAAAGGAAAGAGTTGA
- a CDS encoding cysteine desulfurase family protein gives MKEVYLDNYAATPLAPEVREAMLPFLGESYGNASSLHSRGDTAREAVEEAREKVAALIAASPEEIIFTSNGTEANNLAIKGMVAGSRRKGKHIVLSAIEHFSVMNAANTLEKQGYQLTLVPVDEYGVIDTAELAAAIDDDTVLVSVMAANGEVGTVQPIEEAARIAAEKEVPFHTDAVAAAGSVPLDVGKLGISALSLSSDLIYGPQGVGALWLRRGTRLIPMLDGGVQEGGRRGGTENVAGIVGMGKAAEIAAAGMAARSAQLAQLRDAMIAGLPQRIEHLYLTGHPTQRLPWNASFAVEFIEGEGMLLFLDQQGVAVSSGSACTSRALKGSHVLSACGIPAERAQGSILFSFGLQNTMEDVDHVLEVFPPIVDRLRQMSPLYAKYLKERG, from the coding sequence ATGAAGGAAGTTTACCTGGACAACTACGCGGCGACCCCCCTGGCACCTGAGGTCAGGGAGGCCATGCTGCCTTTCCTGGGAGAGAGCTACGGCAATGCGTCCTCGCTACACAGCCGGGGCGACACGGCGCGTGAGGCCGTGGAGGAAGCACGGGAGAAGGTCGCCGCGCTTATAGCGGCCAGCCCGGAGGAGATCATCTTCACCTCCAACGGCACCGAGGCCAATAACCTTGCCATCAAGGGCATGGTGGCCGGCTCGCGGCGCAAGGGAAAGCATATCGTGCTCTCCGCCATCGAGCACTTTTCCGTGATGAACGCCGCGAACACCCTGGAGAAACAGGGTTACCAGCTGACCCTGGTGCCCGTCGACGAGTACGGCGTCATCGACACCGCCGAGCTGGCAGCGGCCATCGATGACGACACGGTGCTGGTATCGGTGATGGCCGCCAACGGTGAGGTGGGCACGGTACAACCCATCGAGGAGGCCGCGCGTATCGCGGCCGAAAAGGAGGTGCCCTTTCACACCGACGCGGTGGCGGCGGCGGGATCGGTCCCCCTGGACGTGGGCAAGCTCGGTATCTCGGCGCTTTCCCTCTCATCCGACCTCATCTACGGTCCCCAGGGCGTCGGGGCCCTGTGGCTCAGGCGGGGTACGCGGCTGATCCCCATGCTCGACGGTGGAGTGCAGGAGGGCGGACGGCGTGGAGGCACGGAGAACGTGGCCGGGATCGTGGGCATGGGAAAGGCGGCGGAGATAGCCGCTGCCGGCATGGCCGCCAGGAGCGCGCAACTCGCGCAGTTGCGGGACGCGATGATCGCCGGCCTGCCGCAGAGGATAGAACACCTCTACCTCACCGGGCATCCCACCCAGCGGCTGCCCTGGAACGCGAGTTTCGCGGTGGAGTTCATCGAGGGCGAAGGGATGCTGCTCTTCCTAGACCAGCAAGGGGTTGCGGTATCCAGCGGTTCGGCCTGCACCTCGCGGGCGCTGAAGGGCTCGCACGTCCTCTCCGCGTGCGGCATACCGGCGGAGAGGGCCCAGGGATCGATTCTCTTCAGTTTCGGCCTCCAGAACACCATGGAGGACGTTGACCATGTGCTGGAAGTATTCCCTCCCATCGTGGATAGATTGAGGCAGATGTCGCCTCTGTACGCGAAGTACTTGAAGGAAAGGGGGTAA
- a CDS encoding DUF255 domain-containing protein → MEEEREERKENMEQGGDLRFSPRPNLAHEIAWLPWSPEAFSRAATEGKPVLLSISAVWCHWCHVMDETSYSDRGVIDLINKRYVPVRVDSDRNPDINRRYNQGGWPTTAFLDARGTLLAGATYIPPETMRAALERISDLYSSQDIDIEAQAPGWLSDLRGKELDLGVVEEIGAQVLRGWDRAYGGLGREPKFPQTEALSLALELYADEKDGEYLVFARTTLEAMIRGNLLDKVEGGFFRYSTTRDWSVPHYEKMLSDNAALIGVLLKLYGLSGAEIFRRTAAETADYVYNTLSDGDSRFYGSQDADEHYYLLGAAERKALVPPPVDTTVYTDQAARAAVSMLVEGTALGRQEHVTMALAALDFLWSELYVPGEGMAHFHDGGRHRPGLLDDGVEAAAAFATAFAYSGEKYHLTRAETLLGLLVASHWDEERSLFLDTSPVHVLSGLRPEPAELGSQSRAAEAMLLYAALSGDEGWRERAAAALSTAASMAPAYGFMAAGFAAAVNLYLRGPLLVRVSGNTGGSTGALMRVAALSPQTKTLPMISTEVGKIVEEARAEVCTPESCRLLTARPEELASDLGVHVDVLKGV, encoded by the coding sequence ATGGAGGAAGAACGGGAGGAACGCAAGGAGAATATGGAACAGGGGGGAGATTTGCGCTTCAGCCCGCGGCCCAATCTCGCCCACGAGATCGCCTGGCTCCCCTGGAGCCCTGAAGCCTTCAGCCGCGCCGCAACGGAGGGGAAGCCCGTGCTGCTCTCCATCTCCGCCGTGTGGTGCCACTGGTGTCATGTCATGGATGAGACCTCCTATTCGGACCGGGGGGTGATCGACCTCATCAACAAGCGTTACGTGCCCGTGCGCGTGGACAGCGACCGCAATCCCGACATCAACCGCCGCTACAACCAGGGAGGATGGCCGACCACCGCTTTCCTGGACGCCCGGGGCACGCTCCTCGCGGGCGCCACATACATCCCCCCCGAGACCATGCGCGCGGCCCTGGAGAGGATATCGGACCTCTACTCGAGCCAGGATATCGACATCGAAGCCCAGGCGCCCGGCTGGCTTTCGGACCTACGAGGAAAGGAGCTGGACCTCGGCGTGGTAGAGGAGATCGGAGCGCAGGTCCTGCGCGGGTGGGACCGCGCTTATGGGGGCCTGGGAAGGGAACCCAAGTTCCCGCAGACGGAAGCCCTGTCCCTTGCCCTGGAGCTCTACGCCGACGAGAAGGACGGTGAGTACCTGGTCTTCGCGCGCACTACCCTGGAGGCGATGATCCGGGGAAACCTGTTGGACAAGGTGGAAGGCGGTTTCTTCCGCTATTCCACCACCCGGGACTGGTCCGTCCCCCATTACGAGAAGATGCTCTCGGACAATGCCGCCCTCATCGGCGTATTGCTCAAGCTCTACGGCCTGAGCGGAGCGGAGATATTCCGACGCACGGCCGCCGAGACCGCGGACTACGTCTACAACACCCTAAGCGACGGTGACTCCCGTTTCTATGGCAGCCAGGATGCCGACGAACATTACTACCTCCTGGGCGCGGCTGAGAGAAAGGCGCTCGTGCCTCCCCCCGTCGATACGACCGTTTATACGGACCAGGCGGCGCGGGCAGCGGTGAGCATGCTCGTGGAGGGGACCGCCCTGGGGCGGCAGGAGCATGTCACGATGGCCCTCGCGGCCCTGGACTTTCTTTGGTCGGAGCTGTACGTCCCGGGAGAGGGCATGGCCCACTTCCACGACGGCGGCAGGCACAGGCCCGGGCTCCTCGATGACGGCGTGGAGGCGGCGGCGGCTTTCGCCACGGCCTTCGCCTACAGTGGTGAGAAATACCATCTCACGCGGGCGGAGACCCTCCTCGGCCTCCTGGTCGCAAGCCACTGGGACGAGGAGAGGTCGCTCTTCCTGGACACCTCGCCGGTACACGTTCTTTCCGGCCTGCGACCGGAGCCGGCGGAGCTTGGCAGCCAGTCCCGCGCCGCCGAGGCCATGCTCCTCTATGCCGCCTTGAGCGGAGACGAGGGATGGCGGGAGCGCGCCGCGGCGGCGCTGTCCACGGCGGCGAGCATGGCGCCCGCCTACGGTTTCATGGCCGCGGGTTTCGCCGCGGCGGTCAACCTCTACCTGCGCGGACCGCTGCTGGTAAGGGTCAGCGGGAACACGGGGGGGAGCACCGGCGCTTTGATGAGGGTGGCCGCGCTTTCGCCCCAGACGAAAACCCTGCCCATGATTTCGACGGAAGTGGGAAAAATAGTAGAGGAAGCCCGTGCGGAAGTATGTACTCCGGAGTCATGCAGGCTGCTGACCGCGCGGCCCGAGGAGCTCGCATCGGACCTGGGCGTTCACGTGGATGTCTTGAAGGGGGTGTAG
- a CDS encoding Crp/Fnr family transcriptional regulator yields MEELRLREFLNNLGEGLRAEARELFKAETYDREQYIFIDQDEATHLYLVEGGTVEANIVHGDGKLYILGFLYAGDVFGEGALYEEGVYSYSAVAREPARVWRVSWDDLQWLAERDSLFALYLVRLVVHKLDQAYYKDRCIAGEKVEKRIACVLIKMAGEIGISDKCGLVIDTPLTNRDIAGLVGSTEETVSRIMSRLKKEGVITTDGKYLVIKDKQALMAYFDGI; encoded by the coding sequence TTGGAGGAATTGCGGCTAAGGGAGTTCCTTAATAACCTCGGGGAGGGGCTGCGCGCGGAAGCCCGGGAGTTGTTCAAGGCGGAGACCTACGACCGCGAGCAGTATATCTTCATCGATCAGGACGAGGCCACCCACCTCTACCTCGTCGAGGGGGGAACGGTGGAGGCTAACATCGTCCACGGCGACGGCAAGCTGTATATCCTCGGCTTCCTGTATGCCGGCGACGTCTTCGGCGAGGGTGCCCTCTACGAGGAAGGCGTCTACTCCTATTCCGCCGTCGCCCGCGAGCCGGCGCGGGTGTGGAGGGTGAGCTGGGACGACCTGCAGTGGCTCGCGGAGAGGGACTCCCTCTTTGCCCTGTACCTGGTGCGCCTGGTGGTGCACAAACTCGACCAGGCCTACTACAAGGACCGCTGCATAGCCGGGGAGAAGGTGGAGAAGCGCATCGCATGCGTGCTCATAAAGATGGCGGGCGAGATCGGCATCAGCGACAAGTGTGGCCTGGTCATAGATACCCCACTTACCAACCGGGACATCGCCGGACTGGTGGGCTCCACGGAGGAGACGGTGTCGCGTATCATGAGCCGCCTCAAGAAGGAAGGGGTAATTACTACCGACGGGAAATACCTGGTGATAAAGGACAAGCAAGCCCTTATGGCATATTTCGACGGCATATAG
- a CDS encoding CBS domain-containing protein has protein sequence MEKDIYLYLEGKVADVMSRNPVTVNKRESLEHLIDMFKAHNFHGYPVTDDDGHLVGIVRDTDILSIFARRDPGSVSLRVVEDVMQRPPLVIDQGETVQKAIMKMFKDQTRFLAATGEGGRVEGVVTRTDLIRGIHVRRLD, from the coding sequence GTGGAAAAAGACATCTACCTTTACCTGGAGGGCAAAGTCGCGGACGTTATGAGCCGCAACCCCGTCACCGTAAACAAGCGAGAGAGCCTGGAACATCTCATCGATATGTTCAAAGCCCATAACTTCCACGGCTACCCGGTGACCGACGACGACGGGCATCTTGTCGGCATCGTGCGCGACACGGACATCCTCTCCATCTTCGCGCGCAGGGATCCTGGCTCCGTCTCCCTCCGCGTTGTCGAGGATGTAATGCAGAGGCCCCCCCTGGTCATAGACCAGGGGGAGACGGTACAGAAGGCGATCATGAAGATGTTCAAGGACCAGACCAGGTTCCTGGCCGCTACGGGCGAGGGCGGCAGGGTCGAGGGGGTCGTGACCAGGACGGACCTGATAAGGGGCATCCACGTACGCCGCTTGGACTGA
- a CDS encoding cation:proton antiporter yields MLKEIIPDSPHFIFMMVGMALLAGWGAGMLCRRIKVPMVVGYIIVGILLGKSFLGVFSDDNLDSLVIFTYIGLACIGFDIGGELVIRKLRHLGKAIMWISVLESLVAAVLVTVAIYLYTRKLYVALVFGALASATAPAATVDVLREYQASGPLTSTVFAVVGIDDAIAVIIYAFAIFFSKMLLTSSEVHVAEAVLRPSLEIAGSLGLGCAAGLVFLALIRNYTARRGLLVLTWGMIVLTTGLANLLHFSLILANMALGMTIVNLTRWKRDDVFEVMRSTTPPLFVIFFVVVGAQLDAGKLLSLGWIGLLYISFRTLGKQAGASLGGVISRAPANVKRYLGLCLFSQAGVAIGLSIQTMIEFGGGKFGDAGVELGVMAVSVIAATTLFFQLIGPPFTRYAIIKAGEART; encoded by the coding sequence ATGCTCAAAGAGATCATCCCCGACAGCCCCCACTTCATCTTCATGATGGTCGGCATGGCCCTGCTCGCCGGCTGGGGAGCCGGCATGCTCTGCCGCCGCATCAAGGTACCCATGGTCGTAGGCTATATCATCGTGGGGATCCTGTTGGGAAAATCATTCCTCGGCGTCTTCAGCGACGACAACCTGGACAGCCTGGTCATCTTCACCTACATCGGCCTGGCCTGCATCGGCTTCGATATCGGCGGAGAGCTGGTCATCCGCAAACTGCGCCATTTGGGCAAGGCGATAATGTGGATCTCGGTCCTGGAGTCCCTGGTGGCCGCGGTCCTGGTCACCGTCGCCATCTACCTCTACACGCGCAAGCTTTACGTAGCCCTCGTCTTCGGGGCCCTCGCATCCGCCACCGCGCCCGCGGCCACCGTCGACGTGCTCAGGGAATACCAGGCTTCCGGGCCCTTGACCTCCACCGTCTTCGCGGTGGTGGGCATAGACGACGCCATCGCCGTGATCATCTACGCCTTCGCCATCTTCTTCTCCAAGATGCTTCTGACCAGCAGTGAAGTGCACGTGGCGGAGGCGGTGCTCAGGCCCTCGCTGGAGATCGCCGGGTCGCTGGGGCTGGGATGCGCTGCCGGTCTGGTCTTCCTCGCACTGATCAGGAACTACACCGCGAGGCGCGGCCTGCTGGTGCTGACCTGGGGGATGATAGTGCTCACCACCGGGTTGGCGAACCTGCTGCATTTCTCCCTCATCCTGGCCAACATGGCCCTGGGGATGACCATCGTCAATCTCACCAGGTGGAAAAGGGACGACGTCTTCGAAGTGATGCGAAGCACCACCCCTCCCCTGTTCGTCATCTTCTTCGTGGTGGTGGGAGCGCAACTGGACGCGGGCAAACTGCTCAGCCTGGGATGGATCGGGCTCCTCTATATCTCGTTCAGGACCCTGGGGAAACAGGCCGGGGCTTCGCTGGGCGGTGTTATCTCCAGGGCACCCGCCAACGTCAAGAGATATCTCGGCCTCTGCCTCTTCTCGCAGGCGGGGGTGGCCATTGGCCTCTCTATACAGACCATGATCGAGTTCGGGGGAGGCAAGTTCGGGGACGCGGGCGTCGAGCTGGGGGTAATGGCCGTGAGCGTCATCGCGGCCACCACGCTCTTTTTCCAGCTGATCGGGCCGCCGTTCACCAGATATGCCATAATCAAGGCCGGGGAAGCCAGGACCTGA
- a CDS encoding MarR family transcriptional regulator: protein MNRGTVEPAGIEENILAASRIMVNILAESLLVAEVDHITVPQFRILDMVQNLTDKPSEIARMLAVSPPAISSMLERLEERGLIKRSASAIDRRRIELELTGEGSSLVTRVNAHRKRILSRVLRGMDEHARQGLEGSLLDFNRSYYALKGGAR from the coding sequence ATGAACAGGGGAACCGTTGAGCCAGCCGGCATAGAGGAGAACATCCTCGCGGCCTCCCGGATCATGGTAAACATCCTCGCGGAGTCCCTGCTCGTGGCTGAAGTCGACCATATAACCGTGCCGCAATTCCGGATCCTGGATATGGTACAGAACCTCACCGATAAGCCGTCGGAGATAGCGCGCATGCTCGCCGTCTCGCCTCCCGCCATCTCCTCCATGCTGGAGCGGCTCGAGGAGAGGGGGCTCATAAAGCGGTCGGCTTCCGCCATCGACCGGCGCAGGATAGAGCTGGAGCTCACCGGGGAGGGGTCGTCCCTGGTCACCAGGGTCAATGCCCACCGGAAGAGGATCCTCAGCAGGGTGCTGCGCGGCATGGACGAACATGCCAGGCAAGGACTCGAGGGCTCCCTGTTGGACTTCAACCGCAGTTACTATGCCCTGAAGGGGGGAGCCCGCTAA